The following proteins are co-located in the Meiothermus cerbereus DSM 11376 genome:
- a CDS encoding LamB/YcsF family protein, which yields MQIDLNADAGESFGNWKLGRDEELFPLISSVNVACGFHAGDPLTIRRTLELAQSTGVAVGAHPGFPDRVGFGRRELAATPDEVYSDVLYQVGALSAFLRVAGLPLHHIKAHGALYNRATKDPETARAIAQAALDFNPQVPLVVLPHTPLEQEAQRLGLRTIAEAFPERGYTSDGRLAPRGTPGAWIHDPAEAARRAVQMVVDGRVEAVDGGWLEVRAQTLCIHGDNPNAVEIARAVREALLAEGVTVATY from the coding sequence ATGCAGATAGACCTGAACGCCGATGCGGGCGAGTCCTTTGGTAACTGGAAACTGGGACGGGATGAGGAGCTGTTCCCCCTCATCAGCTCGGTCAATGTGGCCTGTGGCTTCCATGCGGGCGACCCCCTGACCATCCGGCGCACCCTCGAGCTCGCCCAAAGCACGGGCGTTGCCGTAGGAGCCCACCCCGGCTTTCCCGACCGGGTGGGTTTTGGGCGGCGGGAGCTGGCGGCCACCCCCGATGAGGTCTACTCCGACGTGCTCTACCAGGTGGGGGCCTTGAGCGCTTTTCTGAGGGTGGCAGGCCTGCCCTTGCACCACATTAAGGCCCACGGGGCCCTGTACAACCGGGCCACCAAAGACCCCGAGACGGCCCGGGCCATCGCCCAGGCGGCTTTGGACTTCAACCCCCAGGTGCCGCTGGTGGTACTGCCCCATACCCCCCTGGAGCAGGAGGCCCAGCGTTTGGGGCTCCGCACCATTGCGGAGGCTTTCCCCGAGCGGGGTTATACCTCCGATGGTCGTCTGGCCCCCAGGGGTACGCCTGGCGCCTGGATTCACGATCCTGCCGAGGCCGCCCGGCGGGCAGTGCAGATGGTGGTGGATGGCCGGGTAGAGGCCGTGGATGGGGGCTGGCTCGAGGTGCGCGCCCAGACCCTGTGCATCCACGGCGACAACCCCAACGCGGTTGAGATTGCCCGGGCCGTCCGGGAGGCGCTGCTGGCCGAGGGGGTGACCGTAGCGACCTACTGA